The Candidatus Angelobacter sp. DNA window GCTTGCCCCGATGATGTTGTTGGCCGGCGGGCTGGGCGCCGTCGCCGCCATGGTCGGGTGGTTTGCAGGAATCGGGTCGCCTCGCGGATTTGCCGTCTATTGGCTGGTCGTATCGGTGTTTGCCTTGGCGGGCGCACTGTTTGTCGTCCGGCGGCAGGCCCTGATGGACGCCGAACCGGTCTGGTCCGCACCGACGCGACGCGTGGTGCAGGCATTGTTGCCGGCGTTCTTCGTCGGGCTCGTGTGTGGTCTTCTTGCAGCGTGGCCGGCCTGGCGCGAGCCACTTCACGTTTGGTGGCTGCCGCCGATCTGGATGGTGCTGTACGGCTGCGCCCTGCACTCCGCGGGATTCTTCATGCCCCGGGGGATCAAACTGTTTGGCTGGGGCTTTATCCTGTGTGGATGCCTGAGTCTGGCCGTTGTCAATGCCCGAGGCTACGCGGCCGGCATGCCCGATCTCGCGACCGCTCATTGGCTGATGGGCGCGACGTTCGGTGGGTTGCATCTGGCCTATGGCGTCTATCTTGGTTTCACTGAAACCAGGAAAAATGAAACGTGAACCCGGAACTTTTTTTGCAGATCGATCGTGTGATCCACGAAAAGGGACGGTTGGCCATCATGTCCCTCCTCGGCGCCTCCCCCCAATTGTCTTTCACCGAAATGCGTGACACCTTGAACATGACAGACGGCAACATCACCGCGCACATCCGCACCTTGCAAGGGGCAGGATACGTGTCCGTCACCAAGGAATTCCAGAGCGGGCGGCCCCTGACCACGTTCGCGCTCACTGCGCGGGGCCGGAAGGCGTTCACGACCTACATCAACCTGCTTGAACAAATCGTCGGGCAGACGCGGCCCGGAAAATAATTTCTTTGAACATCAATGAACGTTCCTGGTCTTACACTTTGCACTACAAAGTCAAAGAATTGGAACTGTTGACCCGGCACCCTGACTCTCGCTCCGACCTTATATGAAAATAATCCGCGCAGAACACCTGGGAATGTGCTTCGGCGTACGCGACGCCATCGCCCTGGCGTTGCGACAGGCCGAAGAACAGCCTCTCACCGTTCTTGGTGATTTGGTGCATAACGAAACCGTGCTCGCGTCCCTTCGACAAAAGGGGATTCACCTCGAGCACCAACCGTCCGATGTGTCCACGCCCACGGTAATGATCACCGCCCACGGCGCCTCGGTGCGAATGATGAACCGTGTGCGCGAGCAGGGTCTGCAGGT harbors:
- a CDS encoding transcriptional regulator; this encodes MNPELFLQIDRVIHEKGRLAIMSLLGASPQLSFTEMRDTLNMTDGNITAHIRTLQGAGYVSVTKEFQSGRPLTTFALTARGRKAFTTYINLLEQIVGQTRPGK